DNA from Kitasatospora acidiphila:
GGCTGGGCCGCAACGTTGTGGTGGCCGCCGGCTCGGTGGTGCGCGGCGAGATCCCCGACTACAGCGTGGTGGCCGGCGCCCCCGCCAAGGTGGTGCGCAGCTTCTCCGACGTCGACGGCTGGCAGCCGCCGTTCCGGCACGCCGCGCCCACCCCGCTGCCGGACGGCATCACCGCCGAGCAACTGCGCGCCCTGGTCGGCTGGGACCTGCGGCCGCCGACGGGGGCGTGACCACGATGACGAGCAGTGTCGAGCTGCGGCCCGCCGAGCCCGGTGACCTGGAACCGATCGTCGAGCTGCGGGCCGTGGTGATGCGCCCCGACCTGGAGCGCCTGGGCCGCTACGACCCGCACCGGGTCCGGCAGCGGATGCGCGACGCCTTCCAGCCCGAGCACACCAGCGTGATCCTGGTGGACGGCGCCTTCGCCGGGAGCGTCGCACTCCGTCCGGCCGACGACGGGCACTGGCTGGAGCACTTCTACCTCGACCCGACACTCCAGGGGCGCGGCATCGGGACGGCCGTGCTGGCGCGAGTCCTGGCGGGCACCGGACTGGTCCGCCTCAACGTCCTGCAGGGCAGTCCGGCCCGCCGGCTCTACGAGCGCTTCGGCTTCGCGCAGGAGCGGGCGGACCCGGTGGACGTGTTCATGGTGCGGGGCTGAGGAGCCGTCAACTCGCTCACAGGATGAGCACCGCGCAGGGGCCGGCCGTGGTGGGGGTCGGGGCGGTGCCGGGGTGGGTGATCAGGGTGGCGTCGAGGGTGGTCAGGTCGATGGCCAGTTGGGGGCGGCCGGGGGCGGGGTGCAGGGTGGCCGGCGGGTGCAGGGTGATGGCGGGGTCCGGGTGGCGGGTGATCAGGTTGAGTGCGGTGACCGGGCCGCCGAGCAGTCGGCAGGCGGTGGCCGCGCCGCCCGGGAAGGCGAAGGGCTGTAGCGGCCGTACCACGACCGGTGGTGCGTCCCCGATGGTGAGCTCGATGCCCTCGCCGGACACCACCGTGAGGATCCGCCGCTGGTCGGGGAAGGCGGAGAACGGGCCGCCAGCGGCGATTTCCGCGAGGCTGACGCGCGAGTAGTCGGTGCTGACGACTTCTCGCGTCACCCCGCCGCCGTTGCGCCAGGGGGTGGGGTGACGGT
Protein-coding regions in this window:
- a CDS encoding GNAT family N-acetyltransferase, coding for MTSSVELRPAEPGDLEPIVELRAVVMRPDLERLGRYDPHRVRQRMRDAFQPEHTSVILVDGAFAGSVALRPADDGHWLEHFYLDPTLQGRGIGTAVLARVLAGTGLVRLNVLQGSPARRLYERFGFAQERADPVDVFMVRG
- a CDS encoding HutD/Ves family protein, translated to MPVEHLRAADRHPTPWRNGGGVTREVVSTDYSRVSLAEIAAGGPFSAFPDQRRILTVVSGEGIELTIGDAPPVVVRPLQPFAFPGGAATACRLLGGPVTALNLITRHPDPAITLHPPATLHPAPGRPQLAIDLTTLDATLITHPGTAPTPTTAGPCAVLIL